In Gemmatimonadota bacterium, one genomic interval encodes:
- a CDS encoding HupE/UreJ family protein, which yields MSEFQVYLQLGFDHISDLNAYDHIVFIIALCAAYPLNRWRSVIVLVTAFTIGHSVTLALATLRIILVPTDLVETLIPVTILATCLMNVWRPFEGKLGRKTSYGLALFFGLIHGLGFSNYLRALLGMEESIVVPLLSFNIGLELGQLMIVAVFAAVAFVILRILGTPHRQWNLFVSGAAAGVSAMLLIGAN from the coding sequence ATGTCCGAATTCCAGGTATATCTGCAACTCGGCTTCGACCATATTTCGGACCTGAACGCCTACGACCACATCGTCTTCATCATCGCGCTCTGCGCCGCCTATCCGCTGAACCGGTGGCGTTCGGTGATCGTACTGGTCACGGCCTTCACGATCGGGCACTCGGTCACCCTGGCGCTGGCTACGCTCCGCATCATTCTGGTCCCGACGGACCTGGTCGAAACGCTCATCCCCGTGACGATCCTGGCGACCTGCCTGATGAACGTTTGGCGGCCGTTCGAGGGTAAACTCGGACGGAAGACGAGCTACGGGCTGGCCCTTTTCTTCGGCCTGATCCACGGCCTGGGTTTCTCGAACTACCTGAGGGCACTGCTCGGCATGGAAGAATCGATCGTCGTGCCGCTCCTGTCCTTCAACATCGGGCTGGAGCTGGGCCAGTTGATGATCGTGGCGGTCTTCGCGGCCGTGGCCTTCGTGATTCTGCGGATCCTGGGAACGCCGCACCGCCAGTGGAACCTCTTCGTATCGGGTGCGGCCGCCGGCGTTTCGGCCATGCTGTTGATCGGGGCGAATTGA
- a CDS encoding M28 family peptidase, with protein MLSAFTGSLPGLARRVSPCGFWARIPLLTLSLSLAFSVALTLALTTAFPGEARGQTDDEKTVTAIFNERLTSGEMYYLLEDLSKNIGPRLSGSEGAERAVAWAKEVMEGYGFDRVYLQEVMVPHWERGEPEQVRIVNVNEGMIELTALAIGGSVPTAPVGITAPVVVAHSLEEVEELGREAVEGKIVFYNRRFDQTVIATGPGYGGAVDQRTAGPSQAARFGAVGVVIRSAGSDFGDAPHTGGLRYLEDVERIPAAALGYQSADRLERALEEQPEAMLYMRLASKWHPDALSHNVIGEIRGSERPDEIILVGGHLDSWDVSEGAHDDGAGVVHSIGVLRTFQKLGIRPRHTIRAVLFMNEENGLRGGLKYAEVAKETGENHVIALESDAGGFSPRGFGVSADDDVIERFRSWLPLFPQSTISYINKGGGGADIGPLRRETGTPTIGFNPDSQRAFDYHHAPTDVFEAVNRRELELGGASIATLIYLIDKYGLRDDMAQ; from the coding sequence ATGCTGTCCGCTTTTACCGGATCACTGCCGGGTCTCGCGCGCCGTGTCAGCCCGTGCGGTTTCTGGGCCCGCATCCCCCTGCTCACCCTGTCCCTTTCACTGGCCTTTTCGGTAGCGCTCACGCTGGCGCTTACGACGGCCTTTCCCGGCGAGGCCCGTGGGCAGACCGATGACGAGAAAACGGTCACCGCGATCTTCAACGAACGGCTGACTTCCGGTGAGATGTACTACCTCCTGGAAGACCTGAGCAAGAACATCGGACCGCGCCTCAGTGGCTCAGAAGGCGCTGAACGCGCCGTGGCATGGGCAAAAGAGGTGATGGAAGGCTACGGATTCGACCGGGTCTACCTGCAGGAAGTCATGGTGCCCCATTGGGAACGGGGCGAACCGGAGCAGGTGCGGATCGTCAACGTCAACGAAGGCATGATCGAGCTGACCGCCCTGGCCATCGGGGGATCGGTTCCGACCGCTCCGGTAGGGATCACGGCACCAGTCGTGGTGGCACACTCCCTGGAAGAAGTGGAAGAACTCGGCCGCGAGGCCGTTGAAGGGAAGATCGTCTTCTACAACCGGCGCTTCGACCAGACGGTGATCGCCACAGGGCCCGGCTATGGCGGAGCGGTGGACCAGCGGACCGCCGGTCCGTCCCAGGCGGCCAGGTTCGGCGCCGTGGGCGTGGTGATCCGGTCGGCCGGTTCGGACTTCGGCGACGCGCCTCACACCGGCGGTCTGCGCTATCTCGAAGACGTGGAGCGCATCCCCGCGGCGGCCCTGGGCTACCAGTCCGCCGACCGCCTGGAACGGGCTCTCGAGGAGCAGCCCGAAGCCATGCTCTACATGCGCCTGGCCAGCAAGTGGCACCCCGACGCCCTTTCGCACAACGTGATCGGCGAGATCCGAGGCAGCGAGCGGCCGGACGAGATCATCCTGGTGGGCGGTCATCTCGACTCATGGGACGTTTCTGAAGGCGCCCACGACGACGGCGCGGGCGTGGTCCACTCCATCGGCGTGCTGCGGACCTTCCAGAAGCTGGGCATCCGGCCCCGCCACACCATCCGGGCCGTCCTGTTCATGAACGAGGAAAACGGCCTTCGCGGCGGCCTTAAGTACGCCGAGGTGGCGAAAGAAACGGGCGAGAATCACGTGATCGCCCTCGAAAGCGACGCGGGCGGCTTCAGCCCGCGGGGATTCGGCGTGTCTGCGGACGATGACGTCATCGAACGCTTCCGGTCGTGGCTGCCCCTGTTTCCCCAGAGCACCATCTCCTACATCAACAAGGGCGGCGGCGGCGCCGATATCGGTCCGCTCCGCAGGGAGACGGGTACACCGACCATCGGGTTCAACCCCGACTCGCAAAGGGCGTTCGACTACCATCACGCGCCCACCGACGTATTCGAAGCCGTGAACCGCCGGGAGCTGGAACTGGGCGGCGCGTCCATCGCCACGCTGATCTACCTGATCGACAAGTACGGCCTGAGGGACGATATGGCCCAGTAG
- a CDS encoding MogA/MoaB family molybdenum cofactor biosynthesis protein: protein MSSKSTSSHKSQAAELGPLAVAVVTVSDSRTPETDINGNYLRTRIEEAGHRVAGYHLIQDEPDQVEAALETSTGDDVQIVIFNGGTGISKRDRTFDVLNRKLEKPLTGFGELFRMLSYEQVGAASMLSRATAGVYRNTVVISTPGSPAAVELAWEKLIAPEIAHLGWELTR, encoded by the coding sequence ATGTCGTCCAAGAGCACTTCATCCCACAAGTCCCAGGCGGCCGAGCTCGGACCCCTGGCCGTCGCCGTGGTAACCGTCAGCGATTCCCGCACGCCGGAAACGGACATCAACGGGAATTACCTCCGGACACGCATCGAGGAAGCGGGCCACCGGGTCGCCGGCTATCACCTGATCCAGGATGAACCGGACCAGGTCGAAGCCGCCCTCGAGACGAGTACCGGCGATGACGTCCAGATCGTCATATTCAACGGGGGGACCGGCATCTCGAAGAGAGACCGGACCTTCGACGTGCTGAACCGCAAGCTGGAAAAGCCGCTGACCGGTTTCGGCGAGCTTTTCCGCATGCTCAGCTACGAACAGGTCGGTGCCGCATCCATGTTGTCCCGCGCCACCGCGGGCGTGTACCGCAACACGGTGGTTATCTCCACGCCCGGCTCCCCGGCCGCGGTGGAACTGGCCTGGGAGAAGCTGATCGCGCCGGAGATTGCCCACCTGGGCTGGGAACTGACGCGGTAA
- the rpmB gene encoding 50S ribosomal protein L28: MSRKCKLTGKGPLVGFNISHAHNKTKRRQYPNLQLKRIYVPELGRTVRIKMSVSALRTVTKIGLMPFLKKQGLRLQDVL, translated from the coding sequence ATGTCCAGAAAATGCAAGTTGACCGGAAAAGGACCCCTGGTCGGCTTCAACATATCCCACGCCCATAACAAGACCAAGCGGCGTCAGTACCCAAATCTGCAGTTGAAGCGTATCTACGTGCCCGAACTGGGCCGCACGGTGCGCATCAAGATGTCCGTCAGCGCCTTGCGGACGGTCACGAAAATTGGGCTGATGCCCTTCCTGAAGAAACAGGGACTGCGGCTGCAGGACGTGCTGTAG
- the rpmG gene encoding 50S ribosomal protein L33: MAKGKNRELVKLKSTESAHCYYTKKNRRNTTARVELKKYDPTLRRHVMYRETR; the protein is encoded by the coding sequence ATGGCCAAGGGCAAGAACCGCGAACTGGTGAAACTCAAGAGCACGGAAAGCGCGCACTGCTACTACACGAAGAAGAACCGGCGTAACACGACCGCCCGCGTCGAACTCAAGAAGTACGACCCGACGCTGCGACGGCACGTCATGTACCGGGAGACGCGGTAG
- a CDS encoding DUF2237 domain-containing protein: MNVLGGPLTGCSMDPLTGFYRDGACNTGSGDAGVHTVCAVMTEEFLVFSKAAGNDLSTPVPAFGFHGLKPGDRWCICVNRWKEAYDAGVAPPVVLSATHAMSLEFVSLEELQACAMDEA, from the coding sequence ATGAACGTACTCGGCGGACCACTCACGGGCTGTTCGATGGATCCCCTGACCGGGTTCTATCGCGACGGCGCGTGCAACACCGGATCGGGCGACGCGGGCGTCCACACCGTCTGCGCGGTAATGACCGAGGAGTTCCTGGTCTTTTCGAAGGCGGCGGGAAACGACCTCAGCACGCCCGTACCCGCCTTCGGCTTCCATGGCCTGAAGCCCGGAGATCGCTGGTGCATTTGCGTGAACCGTTGGAAAGAAGCCTATGACGCGGGCGTGGCGCCGCCGGTGGTGCTGAGCGCCACCCACGCCATGTCCCTGGAATTCGTGTCGCTGGAAGAGCTGCAAGCCTGCGCCATGGACGAGGCGTAG
- a CDS encoding DUF5916 domain-containing protein, translating into MYRMRTYARTLTTCCFTVTPCCFTVLMAVLLAMQTMLTTGSASAQEREIVPLRILESLHMDGVLDEGIWQNALAASGFTQQRPDEGQPATERTEVRVLYDEQTLYIGVWAYDSNPAQIIATQMARDGDLADDDYFQIILDTYMDRQNGILFATNPDGARYDAQVRNEGRSEGRFNTNVLTDWNGVWDVYTSRNEEGWYAEMAIPWSTLRFETGDDVDFGINLERQVRRRNEQSFWAPVIRPFNISQVSVAGTLSGLNLTRHDQRYLQITPYSLGGATWTYEPGPSTREDDFDGGVDVKYGLTNNLSLDLTYNTDFSQVEVDDAQVNLTQFNLFFPEKRAFFLENGGLFRFGVARETELFYSRNVGLARDGSGALRQVPITGGGRLTGKHGRTNLGLLLMRTGDEQFGNTKLEDNIYAVARISQDVGEKSNVGFIVTNQRVGGGDFNRAAGGDFNLAIGPKLAVSGFLAGTTYQAGEESESGFAGRLWSRWNGPLWQFEGLYMGVSEFFNPGMGFFSRRSLARNFGGFHEVSARAFYTPEPTNSIVRRYFPHVVLAATFGDDGTQLTRREHYHWELFFTGGEQAGITFDRDFRRISEDTRPILGVKLPAGNYTDASSRMHYTTNLSKPLFADFQLIVGRYINGNRRSLNLEGGLRAGSSFTIGPRYELNDVTLTDTGGTKQDITAHLFGVRSSYSFSPDVSLNALVQWDTNQDRFVSNFRFNYIISPGSNLYVVYNERRDNGEATEALLGDPLDRTLIVKLAYLFDI; encoded by the coding sequence ATGTACCGTATGCGTACATACGCGCGTACATTGACTACCTGCTGCTTCACGGTGACCCCCTGCTGCTTCACGGTCCTGATGGCCGTCCTGCTGGCTATGCAGACCATGCTGACCACGGGCTCCGCGTCGGCGCAAGAGCGGGAGATCGTTCCGCTGCGCATCCTGGAATCGTTGCACATGGACGGCGTCCTGGACGAGGGTATATGGCAGAACGCCCTGGCGGCCAGCGGCTTCACCCAGCAACGCCCCGACGAGGGCCAGCCGGCGACCGAGCGGACCGAGGTGCGGGTCCTCTACGACGAACAGACCTTGTACATCGGCGTCTGGGCGTACGACTCGAACCCCGCCCAGATCATCGCCACGCAGATGGCGCGGGACGGAGACCTGGCGGACGACGACTACTTCCAGATCATTCTGGATACGTACATGGACCGGCAGAACGGCATTCTCTTCGCCACCAATCCGGACGGCGCCCGCTATGACGCCCAGGTGCGCAACGAGGGCCGGTCCGAGGGTCGTTTCAACACCAACGTTCTGACGGACTGGAACGGCGTGTGGGACGTGTACACCTCCCGGAACGAAGAGGGCTGGTACGCCGAGATGGCCATTCCCTGGAGCACGCTGCGCTTCGAGACCGGGGACGACGTCGATTTCGGGATCAACCTGGAGCGCCAGGTCCGCCGCCGCAACGAGCAGTCCTTCTGGGCGCCCGTCATCCGCCCCTTCAACATCTCCCAGGTGTCCGTGGCCGGGACGCTGTCGGGCCTGAACCTCACGCGGCACGACCAACGTTACCTGCAGATTACGCCTTACTCCCTGGGCGGGGCCACGTGGACCTACGAGCCCGGCCCTTCGACGCGGGAGGACGATTTCGACGGCGGGGTGGACGTGAAGTACGGCCTGACCAACAACCTGTCCCTCGACCTGACCTACAACACGGACTTCTCCCAGGTAGAAGTGGACGACGCGCAGGTCAACCTTACGCAGTTCAACCTGTTCTTCCCCGAAAAACGCGCCTTCTTCCTGGAGAACGGCGGACTGTTCCGATTCGGCGTAGCCCGGGAGACGGAACTTTTCTACAGCCGAAACGTCGGCCTTGCGCGTGACGGTTCCGGTGCGCTTAGACAGGTGCCGATCACCGGCGGCGGCCGCCTGACGGGCAAGCACGGGCGCACGAACCTGGGCCTGCTGCTTATGCGTACGGGCGACGAGCAGTTCGGAAACACAAAGCTCGAGGACAACATTTACGCCGTGGCGCGGATCAGCCAGGACGTGGGTGAGAAATCCAACGTGGGATTCATCGTCACCAACCAGCGGGTCGGCGGCGGCGACTTCAACCGCGCGGCAGGCGGCGACTTCAACCTGGCCATCGGTCCCAAGCTGGCCGTCAGCGGGTTCCTGGCAGGCACCACCTACCAGGCAGGCGAGGAAAGCGAATCGGGATTCGCGGGACGGCTGTGGTCGCGCTGGAACGGGCCCCTGTGGCAGTTCGAGGGCCTTTACATGGGCGTTTCCGAGTTCTTCAATCCCGGCATGGGCTTCTTCAGCCGCCGGAGCCTGGCCCGGAATTTCGGCGGATTCCACGAGGTTTCGGCCCGTGCGTTCTACACGCCCGAACCCACCAACAGCATCGTTCGCCGGTACTTTCCCCATGTCGTACTCGCGGCGACTTTCGGCGACGACGGCACGCAATTGACCCGGAGAGAGCACTACCACTGGGAGCTGTTCTTCACCGGCGGCGAACAGGCCGGGATCACGTTTGACCGCGACTTCAGAAGGATCAGCGAAGACACGCGCCCGATTCTGGGCGTCAAGCTCCCCGCGGGGAACTACACGGACGCTTCTTCGCGCATGCATTACACGACGAACCTGAGCAAGCCGCTGTTCGCCGACTTCCAGCTCATTGTCGGCCGGTACATCAACGGGAACCGGCGATCGCTCAATCTCGAGGGCGGGCTGCGCGCCGGTTCGAGTTTCACCATCGGCCCCCGGTACGAGTTGAACGACGTGACGCTCACCGACACCGGCGGAACCAAGCAGGATATTACAGCCCATCTGTTCGGCGTCCGGTCCAGCTATTCCTTTTCGCCCGACGTGTCCCTCAACGCGCTGGTCCAGTGGGATACGAACCAGGACCGGTTCGTGTCGAACTTCCGGTTCAACTACATCATCAGCCCGGGCAGCAACCTCTACGTGGTGTACAACGAGCGGCGCGACAACGGGGAGGCCACCGAAGCCCTGCTCGGCGACCCGCTGGACCGCACGCTGATCGTCAAGCTCGCCTACCTTTTCGACATTTAG
- a CDS encoding TonB-dependent receptor, producing the protein MKATKVLRALLAFAVSCLVLPAEARAATVSGKVLNEHGDPLPAVTVVLPALEIGAFTDENGVLRLENVPQGRHTIEFRFVGYRTIQSEVIITESQSPVLEVSMEPEVLMGDEITVTGDRDLAGELTGSSQSVLVLPPSALEERRGQTLGETLESLPGVSSLTTGPAISKPVVRGVHSARVLVLNAGVTQEGQQWGGDHAPEIDPFAPARIEVLKGAASVQYGAGAIGGVIRIEPPKLPEDPGMGGRFNTNLFSNNKQGAASLLVQGALHRLPGLKWRVQGSLRRAGDARAPKHVIRNSGFDERNYSLALGYTTDWMDTEAYFSHFGTWLGIYKGAHIGNTTDLRRAIERGDPWVTGEFTYEIDNPRQRVEHDLLSVRSLVRFEGVGNLEMRYGQQYNRREEWDSTRSGAPPTRPGFDLGLQTHSGEVIFHHRNFGNWYGKIGVSGMRQRNTRFSTGFLIPDFLAYSAGVFALESWTKGKTTVETGLRYDYRWAEIYSNEGRRATEIVEGGIFTYRNMTGVIGLIQELTPTLAVAANIGRAWRPPGVNELYSYGVHHGTAQFEIGDKGLDTESSLNTDLTLRYRGDRGHGELGLFRSSYRNFISLLPAGDLVLTIRGAFPKFTYVQSDAVIQGVDGYLEYDLTRYVGTYLSASIVRGRNTSGNEPLFQMPPTRLITGLDFRLPPTGRLLEAGIGFEGHFVMRQDHFPEGIDFADPPAGYNLFDVLLHAELAVADQPVRMQFGVHNLFNKRYRDYLSRFRYFTDDPGRNVTISLSVPFGQSMEE; encoded by the coding sequence ATGAAAGCGACGAAAGTACTGCGTGCCCTCCTGGCTTTCGCCGTGTCCTGCCTCGTACTTCCGGCAGAAGCACGCGCCGCCACGGTGAGCGGCAAGGTGCTGAACGAGCACGGGGATCCGTTGCCGGCGGTGACCGTTGTATTGCCCGCGCTCGAAATCGGTGCATTTACAGACGAGAATGGCGTATTACGTCTCGAAAACGTGCCACAGGGCCGCCACACGATCGAGTTCCGGTTTGTGGGCTACCGGACGATCCAGAGCGAGGTCATCATTACCGAAAGCCAGTCTCCCGTGCTCGAAGTCAGCATGGAGCCGGAGGTCCTGATGGGGGATGAGATCACCGTCACGGGCGATCGGGACCTGGCGGGCGAACTCACCGGATCCAGCCAGTCCGTACTCGTCCTGCCCCCGTCCGCCCTGGAGGAACGCCGGGGCCAGACCCTGGGCGAGACGCTGGAATCCCTGCCGGGCGTATCCTCCCTGACCACGGGACCGGCCATTTCGAAGCCCGTGGTGCGCGGCGTGCACAGCGCCAGGGTGCTGGTACTGAACGCCGGGGTGACCCAGGAGGGACAGCAGTGGGGCGGGGACCACGCACCGGAGATCGACCCCTTTGCCCCCGCCCGCATCGAAGTGCTCAAGGGCGCCGCCAGCGTGCAGTACGGCGCTGGTGCCATCGGGGGCGTCATCCGCATCGAACCGCCGAAGCTGCCCGAGGATCCGGGGATGGGCGGCAGGTTCAACACGAACCTCTTTTCCAACAACAAACAGGGGGCCGCTTCCCTCCTCGTGCAGGGGGCGCTTCACCGGCTGCCGGGACTCAAGTGGCGGGTGCAGGGCAGTCTTCGCCGGGCGGGCGACGCCCGGGCGCCGAAGCACGTCATACGAAATTCCGGATTCGACGAACGAAACTACTCCCTGGCACTGGGCTATACGACGGACTGGATGGACACGGAGGCTTATTTCAGTCATTTCGGTACCTGGCTGGGGATCTACAAAGGCGCCCACATCGGCAATACCACGGACCTGAGACGGGCCATTGAGCGGGGCGACCCATGGGTCACGGGCGAATTCACCTACGAAATCGACAATCCACGTCAGCGGGTGGAGCACGATCTATTGTCCGTTCGGTCCCTGGTACGCTTCGAAGGGGTGGGCAATCTCGAAATGCGGTACGGACAGCAGTACAACCGGCGCGAAGAGTGGGACTCCACCCGGAGCGGCGCCCCGCCGACCAGGCCCGGGTTCGACCTGGGACTGCAGACTCACAGCGGCGAAGTAATCTTCCACCACCGGAACTTCGGAAACTGGTACGGCAAGATCGGCGTCAGCGGCATGCGTCAGCGGAACACACGGTTCAGCACGGGGTTCCTCATTCCCGATTTCCTGGCATACAGCGCCGGGGTGTTCGCCCTGGAATCCTGGACGAAGGGCAAGACCACGGTGGAAACCGGTCTGCGATACGACTACCGCTGGGCGGAGATCTACTCGAACGAAGGCCGGCGCGCCACCGAGATCGTCGAAGGAGGGATCTTCACCTACCGAAACATGACGGGGGTGATCGGCCTGATCCAGGAACTGACCCCGACCCTGGCCGTCGCCGCCAACATCGGCAGGGCCTGGCGTCCACCCGGGGTGAACGAGCTGTACAGTTACGGCGTTCATCACGGTACGGCGCAATTCGAGATCGGAGACAAGGGTCTGGACACGGAATCGAGCCTGAACACGGACCTCACCCTGCGGTACCGGGGGGACCGGGGCCACGGCGAGTTGGGGCTGTTCAGGTCGAGTTACCGCAACTTCATCTCGCTGCTGCCGGCGGGCGATCTTGTGTTGACAATCCGGGGTGCGTTCCCCAAATTTACCTATGTCCAGTCTGACGCGGTGATCCAGGGTGTAGACGGATACCTGGAATACGACTTGACCCGATACGTGGGCACGTATCTTTCCGCTTCAATCGTCCGTGGACGAAACACGTCGGGCAACGAGCCTCTGTTCCAGATGCCGCCCACCCGGTTGATCACCGGCCTGGATTTCCGCCTGCCTCCCACCGGGCGCCTGCTGGAAGCCGGGATAGGGTTCGAGGGCCATTTCGTCATGCGGCAGGATCATTTTCCCGAAGGCATCGACTTTGCGGATCCGCCAGCCGGCTACAACCTCTTCGACGTGCTGCTGCACGCGGAGCTGGCCGTGGCCGACCAACCGGTCCGCATGCAGTTCGGCGTGCACAATCTGTTCAACAAGCGCTACCGGGACTACCTGAGCCGGTTCCGCTATTTCACCGACGATCCGGGTCGGAATGTTACGATCAGCCTGTCGGTGCCGTTCGGGCAGTCTATGGAGGAATAG
- a CDS encoding type 1 periplasmic binding fold superfamily protein, which yields MLKYRWNLLSVMTAAMLAAALTFSCADDNDSNPMGPDDHDEHQDDDDHADDDDHDDDHGHHHGPGEVELFTTIKVTLTPQGGGSSITVQFQDLDGEGGNDPVVDKIVVDAGTVYNGRLLELNELETPPEDITEEVKEEAEAHQVFFETLGGFSPATVAYADKESDYVTNTGVDHPVGLKFTLTVPANARNGQFRISQSHYDAGPKDGVTRSDETDFEVTFEVEVRS from the coding sequence ATGTTGAAATACCGATGGAACTTACTGTCCGTCATGACCGCCGCGATGTTGGCCGCAGCACTGACGTTCTCCTGCGCCGACGACAACGACTCCAATCCAATGGGTCCGGACGATCATGACGAACATCAGGACGACGACGACCACGCCGACGATGACGATCACGACGACGACCACGGCCACCACCACGGTCCGGGCGAAGTAGAGCTCTTCACGACGATCAAGGTCACGCTTACGCCCCAGGGCGGGGGATCATCGATCACCGTACAGTTCCAGGACCTCGACGGTGAAGGCGGCAACGACCCGGTCGTGGACAAAATCGTCGTAGACGCCGGTACGGTTTACAACGGAAGGTTGCTGGAGTTGAACGAACTGGAAACCCCGCCGGAGGACATCACCGAGGAAGTGAAGGAGGAAGCCGAGGCCCACCAGGTGTTCTTCGAAACCCTCGGAGGATTTTCGCCTGCTACCGTCGCCTATGCGGACAAGGAATCCGATTATGTGACGAACACGGGCGTCGATCATCCCGTCGGACTCAAATTCACGCTTACGGTCCCCGCTAACGCGCGGAACGGTCAGTTCCGGATCTCTCAGAGTCATTACGATGCCGGACCCAAGGACGGCGTGACGCGAAGCGACGAGACGGATTTCGAAGTGACCTTCGAAGTCGAGGTGCGTTCATAG
- a CDS encoding ABC transporter ATP-binding protein, protein MIEAKGLSKFYGSFVAVQDISFTIPEGQIVAFLGPNGAGKSTTMKILSGYLGASAGTAAIAGLDVSRDRLSMSRRLGYLPENGPLYQNMTPLELLRFFGEARGLDRLRLSDRLDYVIDRCSLHEALEKPIDKLSRGNKQRVGLAQALLHDPDVLIMDEPTAGLDPNQIRDFRQDIRLLGQTRTILLSTHILQEVDLIADRVLLINEGRLVFDGPPDDLRHDGSLEASFHALTGHGGEADE, encoded by the coding sequence ATGATCGAGGCGAAGGGCCTGAGCAAGTTCTACGGTTCCTTTGTCGCCGTGCAAGACATCTCCTTTACCATACCCGAGGGCCAGATCGTGGCCTTCCTCGGACCGAATGGCGCGGGCAAGTCCACGACGATGAAGATCCTCAGCGGCTACCTGGGCGCCAGCGCGGGTACCGCGGCCATCGCCGGACTCGATGTAAGTCGCGACCGCCTCTCCATGTCCAGGCGTCTTGGATACCTTCCGGAGAACGGTCCGCTTTACCAGAACATGACGCCGCTCGAACTCCTTCGGTTTTTCGGCGAGGCCCGTGGACTCGATCGGCTCCGGCTGTCCGACCGCCTGGACTACGTCATCGACCGGTGCAGCCTTCACGAAGCGCTCGAAAAGCCCATTGACAAGCTGTCCCGGGGCAACAAGCAGCGGGTTGGACTGGCGCAGGCCCTGCTCCACGACCCCGACGTGCTCATCATGGACGAGCCGACCGCCGGGCTGGACCCGAACCAGATCCGTGACTTCCGCCAGGACATCCGGTTGCTCGGGCAGACCCGGACCATCCTGCTCTCCACCCATATCCTTCAGGAAGTAGACCTCATCGCCGACCGTGTTCTCCTGATCAACGAGGGCCGGCTGGTCTTCGATGGGCCGCCTGACGATCTGCGCCACGACGGATCGCTCGAAGCGTCTTTCCACGCCCTGACCGGACACGGAGGGGAGGCGGACGAATGA